From the genome of Miscanthus floridulus cultivar M001 chromosome 10, ASM1932011v1, whole genome shotgun sequence, one region includes:
- the LOC136486596 gene encoding CASP-like protein 1U3 produces the protein MHDEEKKESKWATAVSIAGRIAGMGLAVAAAVLMATASQCTVYAAYGARPRTVTYSDFPPFVYLVGAASIAAFLEAIAIFLVVWKKGKDKTAKVLMPLLGVAVPALLYSATGAAFAAVADMSYCSANGRRVSVCAGSAAAGGVGGSNFCRQVHISVYLLLAAAVAVSVAEVVRGVGGSAYGGDSDSDSSSSSESGGCDHGCHHKH, from the coding sequence ATGCACGACGAGGAGAAGAAGGAATCCAAGTGGGCGACGGCGGTGAGCATCGCCGGCCGCATCGCGGGCATGGgcctggcggtggcggcggcggtgctgatGGCCACGGCGAGCCAGTGCACCGTGTACGCGGCTTATGGCGCGCGGCCGCGGACTGTCACCTACAGCGACTTCCCGCCCTTCGTCTACCTGGTGGGCGCCGCCTCCATCGCGGCATTCCTAGAGGCCATCGCCATCTTCCTCGTCGTGTGGAAGAAGGGCAAGGACAAGACGGCCAAGGTGCTCATGCCGCTGCTGGGCGTCGCCGTGCCCGCGCTGCTCTACTCGGCGACCGGAGCCGCGTtcgccgcggtggctgacatGTCCTACTGCTCCGCCAACGGCAGGCGCGTCAGCGTCTGCGCCGGTAGCGCCGCCGCCGGTGGTGTCGGCGGCAGCAACTTCTGCAGACAGGTGCATATCTCCGTCTACCTCTTGCTGGCCGCGGCCGTTGCCGTGTCCGTCGCCGAGGTGGTCAGGGGCGTCGGAGGCTCGGCGTACGGCGGAGATTCGGACTCGGACTCCAGCTCCAGCTCCGAGTCCGGCGGTTGTGACCATGGGTGCCATCACAAGCATTAG
- the LOC136489505 gene encoding CASP-like protein 1U4, giving the protein MSSGTVSVKVNNSNGSYFKSGRGVRQGDPLSPFLFNIAADTLAKMISLAQSNNLIKGLVPEYIENGVAVLRYDEDMILCVQDDKEQAAHLKLLLYLYEKMSGLKINFSKSECKWLHRFSLIFRIAGIGLAAVAAVAMATASQCTVYADYGARPRTVTYSDFPAFVYLVAATSIATLLEAVALFLSWRKKCKSKKSWRVLIMLLLGAVVPALLYTSAGAAFAVGWDISYYLEPSGRRFSVCRSSVGDSFCGRVHVSMWLALGAAVAVSIAEFLTTFRWCHGGGSGSDSCSDSDSDSDSDSESVCGHGCHCKH; this is encoded by the exons ATGAGCTCTGGCACTGTTAGTGTCAAGGTGAATAATTCTAATGGAAGTTATTTTAAATCTGGTAGAGGGGTTAGACAAGGGGATCCCCTGTCTCCCTTCCTTTTCAACATAGCTGCTGATACTTTGGCTAAAATGATTTCTCTTGCTCAAAGTAATAATCTGATTAAGGGGTTGGTTCCTGAATATATTGAAAATGGGGTAGCAGTTCTTCGGTATGATGAGGACATGATTCTATGCGTCCAAGATGATAAAGAGCAAGCTGCTCATCTCAAACTTCTTCTTTACCTTTATGAGAAGATGTCTGGTCTGAAAATTAACTTCTCTAAGAGTGAG tgcaAGTGGCTGCACCGTTTCAGCCTCATCTTCCGCATCGCCGGCATAGGCTTGGCGGCGGTGGCCGCGGTGGCCATGGCCACGGCGAGCCAGTGCACCGTCTACGCCGACTACGGCGCACGACCGCGCACCGTCACGTACAGCGACTTCCCTGCCTTCGT GTACCTGGTGGCGGCGACCTCCATTGCCACATTGCTAGAGGCGGTAGCCCTGTTCCTCAGCTGGAGGAAGAAGTGCAAGAGCAAGAAATCCTGGAGGGTGCTCATCATGCTGCTCCTCGGCGCCGTCGTCCCCGCGCTGCTCTACACGTCCGCCGGCGCGGCTTTCGCTGTCGGCTGGGACATCTCCTACTACTTGGAGCCCAGCGGGCGGCGCTTCAGCGTCTGCCGCAGCAGCGTCGGCGACAGCTTCTGTGGGCGGGTGCACGTGTCCATGTGGCTCGCGCTAGGCGCTGCCGTGGCTGTGTCCATTGCTGAGTTCCTGACCACGTTCCGGTGGTGCCATGGCGGTGGGTCGGGATCAGACTCCTGCTCTGACTCGGACTCGGactcggattcggattcggagtCCGTATGTGGGCATGGGTGCCATTGCAAGCATTAG
- the LOC136485575 gene encoding uncharacterized protein has translation MAREIHGPEFDPSTADLEGDIVMRLGPGKPHGRYYMGNSTIDTANTQTLAQIRARSTSSSPAIRPRSQPQVVALQAQIEALQESQQASQSQFQALQLSHQAELAQERARVQAQLEAFQQSQKAWYEYMASFSQSMGQPPPPPPPPMIPLVPPPPRDGTPGPSTAGSNNDQDLDLSPFLGRAPTM, from the exons atggcgagagagatccatgggccagaatttgatccgagcaccgctgacctcgagggtgacatcgtcatgaggttgggaccaggtaagccacacgggaggtactatatgggcaacagcaccatagacacggccaacactcagacactcgcccagattagagcccggagcacgagttcgagcccggccatacgcccacgctcacagccccaggtggtagcactccag gcccagattgaagccctgcaggagtcacagcaggcctcacagagccagtttcaggccctccagctatcgcaccaggccgagttggcacaggagagggcgcgagtgcaggcccagcttgaggccttccagcagtcgcagaaggcctggtacgagtacatggccagcttttctcagagcatgggccagcctccaccgcctccgccgccgccgatgataccgttggtgcctccacctccgcgcgacggcactcct ggaccttctacagctggatcgaacaacgatcaagacttggacttgtctccgtttctcggtagggctccgaccatgtga